The Coffea arabica cultivar ET-39 chromosome 1e, Coffea Arabica ET-39 HiFi, whole genome shotgun sequence genome has a window encoding:
- the LOC113701783 gene encoding phospholipase A1-Igamma3, chloroplastic-like, translated as MAFIRFSFNIPMNKSHEPQWPSATWKTIETSNLFFLKQSFSRKKSIRKLIKCASVSSLTSEVKEAQEYAQDSRTFNQVWREIQGCYHWEGLLDPMNSHLRQEIIRCGEFAQACYDSFDFDPHSKYCGTCKYQPADFFDKLDMADRGYQMRRYLYATSNIDLPKFFQKSNMSSIWSQHANWMGYVAVTVDEDEIKRLGRRDILISWRGTVTYLEWIHDLKDFLHPAHFRDDPSIKIESGFFDLYTTKENTCNYCSFSAREQVLAEVNRLIQRYEGEELSITITGHSLGAALALLSAYDISEMKLNITKTGTKKIPITVFSFAGPRVGNLRFKERCDELGVKVLRIVNVHDKVPTVPGIITNEKFQYQKYIEEVISFPWSYAHVGVELALDHTHSPFLKANSDLGCAHNLEAHLHLVDGFHGRGRPFRLVTKRDIALVNKDSDFLKRDYGVPPKWRQDENKGMVRNSDGRWVLPERPRVEAHPADTAHHFEQVLKYARSGFELL; from the coding sequence ATGGCTTTTATCCGATTCTCTTTCAACATCCCCATGAACAAGAGCCATGAACCTCAATGGCCATCCGCCACATGGAAAACTATAGAAACAAGCAACCTTTTCTTCTTAAAACAAAGTTTTTCCCgaaaaaaatcaattagaaaACTCATCAAATGTGCTTCAGTTTCAAGCTTGACATCAGAAGTCAAAGAAGCACAAGAATATGCACAAGACAGTAGAACCTTCAATCAAGTCTGGAGAGAAATTCAAGGGTGCTACCACTGGGAAGGCCTACTAGACCCCATGAATTCTCATCTTCGCCAAGAAATTATTCGGTGTGGTGAATTTGCACAAGCATGTTATGATTCATTCGACTTTGATCCTCACTCAAAGTATTGTGGCACGTGCAAGTACCAACCTGCAGATTTCTTTGATAAGCTAGACATGGCTGACAGAGGCTATCAAATGAGAAGATACTTGTATGCAACTTCAAACATAGAtttaccaaaatttttccagaaatccaACATGAGCAGTATTTGGAGTCAACATGCAAACTGGATGGGCTATGTTGCAGTTACAGTGGATGAAGATGAGATCAAAAGGCTCGGGCGCCGTGATATTCTTATTTCATGGAGAGGCACAGTGACATACCTCGAATGGATTCATGATCTCAAGGACTTCTTACATCCAGCTCATTTCCGCGATGATCCATCAATAAAAATCGAGTCAGGGTTCTTCGATCTATACACCACCAAAGAGAATACGTGCAACTATTGCTCGTTTTCAGCTCGTGAGCAAGTACTAGCTGAAGTGAACAGACTTATACAGAGATACGAAGGGGAAGAATTAAGCATCACAATAACAGGACATAGTCTTGGAGCAGCTCTGGCTTTGTTGAGCGCATATGATATTTCCGAGATGAAATTAAACATCACAAAAACAGGTACTAAGAAAATCCCAATTACAGTTTTCTCCTTTGCAGGTCCGAGAGTTGGAAATCTCAGGTTCAAAGAAAGATGTGATGAACTCGGCGTTAAGGTCTTGAGAATTGTCAATGTCCATGATAAAGTTCCAACAGTTCCTGGAATTATTACAAATGAGAAGTTTCAATACCAAAAGTATATTGAAGAAGTTATATCATTTCCTTGGAGTTATGCTCATGTTGGAGTGGAGTTGGCATTGGACCATACTCATTCACCATTTCTGAAGGCCAATAGTGATCTTGGATGTGCACATAATCTTGAGGCTCATTTACACTTGGTTGATGGATTTCATGGCAGAGGTAGGCCGTTTAGATTGGTCACAAAAAGGGATATTGCACTTGTGAACAAGGATTCTGATTTCTTGAAGAGAGATTATGGGGTGCCACCAAAATGGAGGCAAGATGAGAACAAAGGGATGGTGAGGAATAGTGATGGACGATGGGTGCTGCCAGAGAGACCAAGAGTGGAAGCCCATCCTGCTGACACTGCACACCACTTTGAACAAGTGCTCAAATATGCTAGGTCTGGATTTGAATTACTTTAA